In one window of Thermodesulfobacteriota bacterium DNA:
- a CDS encoding M48 family metallopeptidase: protein MNGMAVLILCAVLLHALIEWMADRLNLSFLSPALPDGFRDVYDADQYARSQRYLRQRTFLGRLSTLVELTAFLAFWFWGGFGWLDEQVRALGWSPVGSGLVYIGLLAGAGSLMGLPFSWYGTFVIEARFGFNRTTPRLFIVDRLKALALALVLGAPLLAGILAFFEYAGPRAWLWCWLTVSAVLLILQVIVPAWIMPLFNRFSPLDDGELKEAVMDLARRNRFPLANVFVMDGSRRSAKSNAFFAGIGAKKRLVLFDTLIRQHPPEEIVAIVAHEIGHCKKRHLPVMTAVSILQTGLMLYLLSWFISWPPLFEAFFVERPSVYAGLVLFSLLYGVIDFFAGLVMLHVSRRHEYAADRFAAEATGRPEVMTAALKRLSRDNLSNLTPHPFYVFLHYSHPPVADRIRALLQA, encoded by the coding sequence ATGAATGGGATGGCCGTCCTGATTCTCTGTGCCGTTCTGCTTCACGCCCTGATCGAGTGGATGGCGGACCGCTTGAACCTGTCGTTCCTTTCGCCCGCTCTTCCGGATGGTTTCAGGGACGTGTATGACGCGGACCAGTATGCCCGGTCCCAGCGCTACCTGCGCCAGCGGACTTTTCTGGGGCGGCTGTCGACCCTGGTCGAGCTGACGGCTTTTCTGGCCTTCTGGTTCTGGGGCGGATTCGGATGGCTGGATGAACAGGTGCGGGCCCTGGGATGGTCACCGGTCGGGTCCGGGCTGGTTTATATCGGGCTCCTGGCCGGGGCCGGAAGCCTGATGGGACTGCCCTTTTCCTGGTACGGAACGTTCGTGATCGAAGCCCGGTTCGGCTTTAACCGCACCACGCCGCGGCTGTTTATCGTTGACCGGCTGAAGGCCCTGGCCCTGGCCCTGGTCCTGGGCGCTCCGCTGCTGGCCGGGATCCTGGCGTTTTTTGAATATGCCGGGCCGCGGGCCTGGCTGTGGTGCTGGCTGACGGTGTCGGCGGTCCTGTTGATACTGCAGGTGATCGTGCCGGCCTGGATCATGCCCCTGTTCAACCGCTTTTCCCCCCTGGACGACGGTGAGTTGAAGGAGGCGGTCATGGATCTGGCCCGCCGGAACCGCTTTCCGCTGGCCAATGTCTTTGTCATGGACGGCTCCAGGCGTAGCGCCAAGTCAAACGCTTTTTTCGCCGGCATCGGCGCGAAAAAACGACTGGTTCTCTTTGATACCCTTATCCGTCAGCACCCGCCCGAAGAGATCGTCGCCATTGTCGCCCATGAAATCGGCCATTGCAAAAAGCGCCATCTGCCGGTGATGACCGCCGTGTCCATCCTGCAGACGGGACTGATGCTGTATCTATTGTCCTGGTTTATTTCCTGGCCGCCGCTGTTTGAGGCGTTTTTTGTGGAGCGGCCGTCGGTTTACGCCGGTCTGGTGCTTTTCAGCCTGCTTTACGGGGTCATTGATTTCTTCGCCGGCCTGGTCATGCTTCATGTTTCCCGGCGTCACGAGTATGCCGCCGACCGGTTCGCCGCCGAAGCCACCGGCCGCCCGGAAGTCATGACGGCGGCCTTGAAGCGGCTCAGCCGGGACAACCTGTCCAATCTGACGCCGCACCCGTTTTACGTTTTTCTGCACTATTCCCATCCGCCCGTCGCCGACCGGATCAGGGCACTGCTTCAGGCATAG
- the queC gene encoding 7-cyano-7-deazaguanine synthase QueC, whose product MSATPKKAVILSSGGIDSTTAMAVAASRGYDLYSLSFDYGQRHRAELAAARAVARMMAVREHLVLDIGLDKIGGSALTAAIDVPKSGNTGPDEIPVTYVPARNTIFLSCGLAWAEVVGAGDIFIGVNAVDYSGYPDCRPPFIAAFEKMAALATRAAVTGGGKVSIRTPLIRMTKAEIIRTGISLGVDYSITVSCYDPTPEGLACGRCDSCRIREKGFREAGVPDPTRYA is encoded by the coding sequence ATGAGCGCCACGCCTAAAAAAGCGGTTATCCTGTCCAGCGGCGGCATCGACTCCACCACCGCCATGGCCGTGGCGGCGTCCCGGGGATACGACCTGTACAGCCTCAGCTTCGATTACGGTCAGCGCCACCGGGCGGAACTGGCGGCGGCGCGGGCGGTGGCCCGGATGATGGCCGTCCGGGAGCACCTGGTCCTGGACATCGGTCTGGATAAAATCGGCGGTTCGGCCCTGACGGCCGCCATCGACGTGCCCAAATCCGGAAACACCGGTCCGGACGAAATCCCCGTGACCTATGTACCGGCGCGCAACACCATTTTCCTCTCCTGCGGCCTGGCCTGGGCCGAGGTGGTCGGCGCCGGCGACATCTTCATCGGCGTCAACGCCGTCGACTACAGCGGCTACCCGGACTGCCGTCCCCCGTTTATCGCGGCCTTTGAAAAAATGGCCGCTCTGGCCACCCGGGCGGCCGTTACCGGCGGCGGGAAAGTCTCCATCCGCACGCCCCTGATCCGCATGACCAAGGCGGAAATCATCCGCACCGGAATCTCGCTGGGCGTCGACTACTCGATTACCGTCAGCTGCTATGACCCGACCCCGGAAGGACTGGCCTGCGGCCGGTGCGACAGCTGCCGCATCCGCGAGAAAGGCTTCCGGGAAGCGGGGGTCCCCGATCCCACCCGCTATGCCTGA
- a CDS encoding radical SAM protein gives MTLNVNEIFYSIQGESLDAGRPCVFVRLTGCNLRCAWCDTRYAYDEGRDMPLAGVMDQVAAYGCPLVEITGGEPLLQDRTPELARELIRAGHQVLVETNGTRDLRDLPAECVKIVDIKCPASGESGRHRPDILEQLTARDQVKFVIADRTDYLFASAFSRDIRDMPPGNILFSPVGDVLSAATLADWILTDHLEVRLQVQLHRIIWKGERGK, from the coding sequence ATGACCCTGAACGTCAACGAAATATTTTACAGCATCCAGGGCGAATCCCTTGATGCCGGCCGGCCCTGTGTCTTTGTCCGCCTGACCGGCTGCAATCTGCGTTGCGCCTGGTGCGATACCCGTTACGCCTATGACGAAGGCCGGGACATGCCCCTGGCCGGCGTCATGGATCAGGTAGCCGCCTACGGCTGCCCGCTGGTGGAAATTACCGGCGGAGAGCCCCTGCTTCAGGACCGAACCCCGGAACTGGCCCGGGAATTGATCCGGGCGGGGCATCAGGTGCTGGTGGAGACCAACGGCACCCGCGACCTGCGCGACCTGCCGGCGGAATGCGTGAAAATCGTGGATATCAAGTGCCCGGCCAGCGGCGAAAGCGGCCGGCACCGGCCGGACATTCTGGAGCAGCTCACCGCCCGGGACCAGGTGAAATTCGTCATCGCCGACCGGACCGACTATCTTTTCGCCAGCGCGTTTTCCCGGGACATCCGCGATATGCCTCCGGGCAATATTCTTTTTTCTCCGGTCGGAGATGTTCTCTCCGCCGCTACCCTGGCGGATTGGATCCTCACGGATCATCTGGAGGTGAGGCTGCAAGTACAACTGCACCGGATCATCTGGAAGGGAGAGCGGGGAAAATGA